A window from Cryptomeria japonica chromosome 1, Sugi_1.0, whole genome shotgun sequence encodes these proteins:
- the LOC131856357 gene encoding uncharacterized protein LOC131856357, whose translation MNIPTHLCWDKVCLPKAGMFLWAALQKKDLTTNWFQKIGFRDPSRCSSCEENEETVDHLLLNCPYAVECWKDLIVQFGAGGNTTKQLRAQCRWEKPEYGWFKLKFDGAAQGNPGSVGIGCLMRHWSGATCARVAKPIGKTSNNIAEFEALTAGLLYSSTLGIKKLAIEGDSQIPINAIRIGNIANWHLKPLLDRALTIIRKFKHCTINHIYREGNSGADSLANLGVDGH comes from the exons ATGAACATTCCTACTCATCTTTGCTGGGACAAAGTTTGCTTGCCCAAAGCAGGGATGTTTCTATGGGCAGCTTTACAGAAAAAAGATTTGACAACAAACTGGTTTCAGAAGATTGGTTTTAGGGATCCCTCTAGATGCTCTTCatgtgaagaaaatgaagaaacggTAGATCACTTACTACTTAATTGTCCATATGCAGTTGAATGTTGGAAAGACTTAATAG TTCAATTCGGAGCTGGGGGTAATACTACCAAGCAACTCAGGGCTCAATGCAGATGGGAAAAGCCTGAATATGGATGGTTCAAATTGAAATTCGATGGGGCAGCCCAAGGTAATCCAGGTTCAGTTGGGATTGGGTGTCTTATGCGACATTGGAGTGGTGCTACTTGTGCTAGAGTAGCTAAACCAATTGGAAAGACATCTAACAATATTGCAGAATTTGAGGCCCTTACTGCAGGGTTGCTTTATAGTTCAACATTGGGAATTAAGAAACTGGCTATTGAAGGGGACTCACAAATACCAATTAATGCTATAAGAATAGGGAATATAGCTAATTGGCACCTCAAACCCCTTTTGGATAGAGCACTTACAATAATAAGGAAATTTAAACATTGTACGATTaatcatatttatagagaaggcAATTCTGGTGCAGACTCTCTAGCTAATTTAGGTGTGGATGGTCATTGA